The genome window CGCGACGATCATCTGTGCCAATATTGCGGGATTCGCGGAGAACGGTTGATGACCGTCGATCACATCGTCCCGAAGAGTCGCGGCGGCCCGTCGACGTGGGAGAACCTCGTGTGCGCGTGCATGCGTTGCAACAACCGCAAAAACAATCGCACGCCGGACGAAGCAAACATGGCGCTGCGCCGCAAGCCTCGCCAACCGAAATACATCCCGTGGATTCAAATTAAGCGCAACACGCTGCCCGACGAATGGGGCAAGTTCCTATTCCTCTACAACGTTTCCATCGAGGAACGCGTCGAGGCGTAGCGCCGGCGGGC of Candidatus Dormiibacterota bacterium contains these proteins:
- a CDS encoding HNH endonuclease codes for the protein MSEVLVLNFTYEALNITSFQRAVKLLFSGKAEIVHNRERILASTSYEMRMPSIIRMLYYIRRPMQRVALTKKNVLLRDDHLCQYCGIRGERLMTVDHIVPKSRGGPSTWENLVCACMRCNNRKNNRTPDEANMALRRKPRQPKYIPWIQIKRNTLPDEWGKFLFLYNVSIEERVEA